A DNA window from Luteolibacter luteus contains the following coding sequences:
- a CDS encoding FecR domain-containing protein, whose product MEDHELNRLLNRLIEGTISEQDFQRVQQLMREDPKVRAEYYDLLGVDMMLHERYEVPDYISVHAKTADDHWVVARSHRKLYIRAAWAAAIMLLLSLGAFFLIDRNSTDATLASSVDSSYTINGEAKPASALNKDELLEVKSGVVQLAIGPYVEACVEGPAKVKLLAHKGKLELQEGSIFLQISPGGRGFEVHTPAGIIRNIGTKFGVLALADGSVQTHVTSGIVEIERKPGEARQRVTAGNGATWTTTGPIKTHRNAAERFVQTLPWDEVLFQDDFSEGHGSPLKDKVADVGGPWKVESELNPTTLTNGKLDTSTGWRTLTAKFREEQSSSSRRVYMTTFSTHVPENIWDKGAYLDAAERITFNIKGNGHLFSMVARKSRGHHWQLKNEKDGVHSIGTRISALQPHMVTVTYDTGSGEVKLYEGTGTGGLYLDGFKVEAGKTLDSLTLSNDEGGDLSIDDLTVKVATYSQNGDHLKRD is encoded by the coding sequence ATGGAAGACCACGAGCTCAACCGCCTGCTGAACCGCCTGATCGAAGGAACGATCAGCGAGCAGGATTTCCAACGCGTCCAGCAACTCATGCGCGAGGACCCAAAGGTCCGTGCCGAGTACTATGATCTGCTGGGCGTGGACATGATGCTGCACGAGCGCTACGAGGTGCCGGACTACATCTCCGTGCATGCGAAGACCGCGGACGATCACTGGGTGGTCGCGCGCTCGCATCGCAAGCTCTACATCCGCGCGGCATGGGCCGCGGCGATCATGCTGCTGTTGAGCCTCGGTGCTTTCTTCCTGATCGATCGCAATAGCACGGATGCGACGCTCGCCTCCTCCGTGGACTCGAGCTACACGATCAACGGCGAGGCGAAGCCTGCCAGCGCACTGAACAAGGACGAGCTGCTGGAAGTAAAAAGCGGCGTGGTGCAGCTGGCGATCGGCCCCTATGTCGAGGCCTGCGTGGAAGGCCCGGCAAAGGTCAAGCTGCTCGCTCACAAGGGCAAGCTGGAGCTCCAGGAAGGCAGCATCTTCCTGCAGATCTCCCCGGGGGGCCGCGGCTTCGAAGTTCACACGCCTGCCGGCATCATCCGGAACATCGGCACGAAGTTCGGAGTGCTCGCTCTGGCCGATGGCTCGGTGCAGACGCACGTGACCTCGGGCATCGTGGAGATCGAGCGGAAGCCGGGCGAAGCACGCCAGCGTGTGACCGCCGGCAATGGTGCCACTTGGACGACGACCGGCCCGATCAAGACGCATCGCAATGCGGCGGAGCGCTTCGTGCAGACGCTGCCCTGGGATGAGGTCCTCTTCCAGGATGACTTCAGCGAAGGCCATGGGAGCCCCCTGAAGGACAAGGTCGCCGATGTGGGCGGACCATGGAAGGTGGAATCCGAGCTGAATCCGACGACACTCACCAATGGCAAGCTGGATACTTCCACCGGCTGGCGCACGCTGACCGCGAAATTCCGCGAAGAGCAATCATCCAGTAGCCGCCGCGTCTACATGACGACCTTCAGCACCCATGTGCCGGAGAACATCTGGGACAAGGGGGCCTACCTCGATGCCGCGGAGCGGATTACTTTCAACATCAAGGGCAATGGCCATCTCTTCAGCATGGTCGCCCGGAAGTCACGCGGCCACCACTGGCAGCTCAAGAACGAGAAGGACGGCGTGCACTCGATCGGCACACGGATTTCCGCGCTGCAACCGCACATGGTCACCGTGACCTATGACACCGGCAGCGGTGAGGTGAAGCTTTACGAAGGGACCGGCACCGGGGGGCTATATCTGGATGGCTTCAAGGTAGAGGCCGGCAAGACCCTCGATTCCCTGACTCTTTCCAACGACGAAGGCGGCGATCTTTCCATCGATGACCTCACGGTGAAGGTCGCCACCTACTCACAAAACGGCGACCACCTGAAACGGGACTAA
- a CDS encoding sigma-70 family RNA polymerase sigma factor: protein MTDDSQDPMDRKDDSLEEFVHELTRCQGDLFYFIRALCGDPHAAADIRQAVNMVLWRKREKFRSGTSFKNWAFRIAQLEVMTYLRRKKKERTVNFDADLVECFASEVPAVIDELPERRLALVECLKKLTPKDDELIRHHYWSGGSLETLARATERSVGTLKARLFQLRGNLRRCIRIHLSPGEAS from the coding sequence GTGACTGACGACTCTCAGGACCCGATGGATCGCAAAGACGATAGCCTCGAAGAATTCGTGCACGAACTGACCCGCTGCCAAGGGGATCTGTTCTACTTTATCCGTGCACTCTGCGGGGATCCTCACGCTGCTGCCGATATCCGGCAGGCAGTGAACATGGTGCTGTGGCGCAAGCGCGAGAAATTCCGCTCCGGCACGAGCTTCAAGAACTGGGCCTTCCGCATCGCGCAACTGGAAGTGATGACCTACCTGCGCCGGAAGAAGAAGGAGCGCACCGTGAACTTCGATGCCGACCTCGTGGAGTGCTTCGCTTCCGAAGTGCCCGCGGTGATCGATGAACTGCCGGAGCGCCGGCTCGCACTCGTGGAGTGCCTGAAGAAACTCACCCCGAAGGACGATGAGCTGATCCGCCACCACTACTGGTCCGGAGGATCCTTGGAAACACTCGCGCGCGCCACGGAGCGCAGCGTGGGCACCTTGAAGGCCCGTCTGTTTCAATTGCGCGGCAATCTCCGCCGCTGCATCCGCATCCACCTTTCCCCTGGCGAAGCATCCTGA
- a CDS encoding DUF268 domain-containing protein: MIRPALWFKTLGLNPKRTLASLRGLPRYLKDREKFRSGCGSDFAWGNEFPVLDEWNVSSGGPGAYFQQDLLVAKWIYEAKPRRHVDVGSRIDGFVGNLAVFREVEVLDIRPQDTAVPNVSFRQLDITQELPQQWRACTDSLSCLHSIEHFGLGRYGDTIDPGGHLKGLRQLMAIVEPGGIFYLSTPIGPQRIEFNAHRVFAAATLLDWFKDGWQIERFAVIDDAARVVENPDRNPQSIAANFGCQLGVGIVAARKMF, encoded by the coding sequence ATGATCCGCCCCGCTCTCTGGTTCAAGACCCTCGGCCTCAATCCAAAGCGCACTCTCGCTTCCCTCCGTGGCCTGCCGCGCTACCTGAAGGACCGCGAGAAATTCCGTTCGGGATGCGGGAGCGACTTCGCGTGGGGGAACGAGTTCCCGGTGCTGGATGAATGGAATGTTTCAAGCGGCGGGCCCGGTGCTTACTTCCAGCAAGACCTGCTCGTTGCTAAGTGGATCTACGAAGCAAAGCCGCGCCGCCACGTCGACGTCGGTTCACGCATCGATGGCTTCGTGGGAAATCTGGCGGTCTTCCGGGAGGTGGAGGTACTGGATATCCGGCCGCAGGACACGGCTGTTCCAAACGTGAGCTTCCGCCAGCTCGATATCACGCAAGAGCTTCCGCAGCAGTGGCGCGCGTGCACCGATTCACTCTCATGCCTCCACAGCATCGAGCACTTCGGGCTCGGGCGTTACGGGGATACGATCGATCCCGGAGGTCATCTGAAGGGGCTGCGCCAGCTGATGGCAATCGTGGAGCCCGGCGGCATTTTTTATCTCTCCACGCCGATCGGACCACAGCGCATCGAATTCAATGCGCATCGGGTCTTCGCTGCGGCCACTTTGCTCGACTGGTTCAAGGACGGCTGGCAAATCGAGCGATTTGCCGTCATTGATGATGCTGCGCGGGTTGTGGAAAATCCCGACCGCAATCCGCAGAGCATCGCCGCGAATTTCGGGTGTCAACTGGGAGTTGGCATCGTAGCGGCACGAAAAATGTTTTGA
- a CDS encoding response regulator transcription factor, whose translation MKTILIIEDEPEMRRNLATILRLEEFHAITAENGRTGIEMARAKSPDLILCDVMMPELDGYGVLRELRAETATEATPFIFLTAKGEKPDIRAGMNLGADDYLTKPVAKADLLAAIRSRMERARQTAVASFSPDFSSPAPLEKTFHLTPRVAETLLWVAQGKTNGEIAIILGISEATVKKHVLDVFEKLGVETRTNACLKALEALSGPGA comes from the coding sequence ATGAAGACCATCTTGATCATCGAAGACGAACCGGAGATGCGCCGGAATCTTGCGACTATCCTGCGCTTGGAAGAGTTCCATGCGATCACCGCGGAAAACGGCCGCACCGGTATTGAGATGGCGCGTGCGAAGTCGCCGGACCTGATCCTCTGCGATGTGATGATGCCGGAACTGGATGGCTATGGCGTGCTGCGCGAACTGCGTGCCGAGACAGCTACCGAGGCTACGCCTTTTATCTTCCTCACGGCGAAGGGCGAGAAGCCGGACATCCGCGCGGGCATGAATCTGGGTGCCGATGACTATTTGACGAAGCCGGTGGCGAAAGCGGATCTGCTCGCAGCGATCCGGTCGCGCATGGAGCGTGCCCGCCAGACGGCGGTGGCTAGTTTCTCCCCGGACTTCTCTTCCCCTGCTCCGCTCGAGAAGACGTTTCATCTGACGCCCCGCGTGGCGGAGACCCTCCTGTGGGTCGCGCAGGGAAAGACCAATGGCGAGATCGCAATCATCCTTGGAATCAGCGAGGCCACGGTGAAGAAACACGTGCTCGATGTGTTCGAGAAACTTGGCGTGGAGACCCGGACGAATGCGTGCCTGAAGGCGCTGGAGGCGTTGAGCGGGCCTGGGGCGTAG
- a CDS encoding PAS domain S-box protein, translated as MKNDTGTPATNPLQAADWFRMFFERSTDPMALLDPVTTAVIDCNAAAVEVLGVNRKADLIGRSPVEFSPEDQPGGQLSDITLREAIRQTIEKGGHRFEWQVLTPRGDTAIHDIVATALPSEGRTLIHLAGRDMGEAKRVEAELRLSDSRWRRAFEQSPISIQVFAPDGTTLQINQAYRDLFQLDMEDLVGHSIRTDSQLKEAGLLPLIERAFNGQVTSIDPIPFELKALPDQVARGVRWIGSTMFPVFDARNNIVEVVCIHQDKTAVVVAEAEIRELNQSLEARIAERTAELQASEERFKRLFEFSPLGIGLVDEHGNFQQTNSAFAEMLGYTTEELNSKNYWDINRIKHFAGQRTFFDKLQGAGRFGPYEKEYICKDGSSVPVLLHGMRTVSSNGEVQIWGIAQDISLRKQAERALRESEEKFKALFEFSPLGMARVSWDGQFLQVNESFARMIGRTVEDVHSLTYWDVTPRKYEEQEIKILETVREHGTFGPFEKEYIHKEGHLVPIVLSGMLITSPDGDEQLWGIAVDTTERTRAEKALRDSERKFRTLFEGSSQGVMIHENELFSDVNPAAAKIFGRTVEEIIGTHPADYATEYQPDGEHSSTAASRHLKNCLEDGSTHFEWSQRHVNGHDVLMEVVLTRIPAGDKDLIQAVVTDISERKRAELEMKRALERERELNQLKNNFVSMVSHEFRTPLGIIQSSAEILADYLDRLDAEERHEQLQSIIKNSRRMAGLMEDVLLLGRLDAGRMKFVPRLLDLAALCRGLVDEINSTTSARCPIEFFTSNLPSTAQADERLLRHVLINLLSNAVKYSEEGQPVAFRATGMEGAVRFEVQDHGIGIPEDELAQLFAAFQRGSNVGQRPGTGLGLVIVKQSAELHGGTIEVESHLNSGTTVIVTIPLTQ; from the coding sequence GTGAAGAACGACACCGGCACCCCGGCAACCAATCCGCTCCAGGCAGCGGACTGGTTCCGCATGTTCTTCGAGCGTTCCACCGATCCGATGGCCCTTCTCGACCCCGTCACGACGGCGGTGATCGACTGTAATGCGGCGGCCGTGGAGGTGCTGGGAGTAAACCGGAAGGCCGACCTTATCGGTCGTTCACCCGTCGAGTTTTCCCCTGAGGATCAACCGGGCGGCCAACTCTCCGATATCACGCTGCGCGAGGCCATTCGCCAGACGATCGAAAAGGGCGGCCATCGTTTCGAGTGGCAAGTCCTGACACCGCGCGGCGACACCGCGATCCACGACATCGTGGCGACCGCCCTGCCCTCCGAGGGACGCACCCTGATCCATCTGGCCGGGCGGGACATGGGCGAAGCAAAGCGCGTGGAGGCCGAACTCCGGCTGTCCGATAGCCGCTGGCGCCGTGCCTTCGAGCAGAGCCCGATCAGCATCCAAGTCTTCGCGCCGGATGGCACCACGCTGCAGATCAACCAAGCTTACCGCGATCTCTTCCAACTCGATATGGAAGACCTGGTGGGCCACAGCATCCGGACGGACTCCCAGCTCAAGGAAGCCGGACTGCTGCCACTGATCGAGCGGGCCTTCAATGGCCAAGTCACCAGCATCGATCCCATTCCTTTCGAACTGAAGGCATTGCCAGACCAGGTGGCACGTGGCGTGCGCTGGATCGGCTCAACGATGTTCCCGGTGTTCGATGCGAGGAACAACATCGTGGAGGTGGTATGCATCCACCAGGACAAGACGGCCGTGGTGGTGGCGGAAGCCGAGATCCGCGAGCTGAACCAATCGCTGGAAGCCCGCATCGCCGAGCGCACTGCCGAGCTGCAGGCATCCGAGGAGCGCTTCAAGCGGCTCTTCGAGTTCTCACCGCTGGGCATTGGCCTGGTGGACGAGCACGGGAACTTCCAGCAGACGAACTCCGCTTTCGCCGAGATGCTCGGCTACACCACCGAGGAGCTGAATTCGAAGAACTACTGGGACATCAACCGCATCAAGCACTTCGCCGGACAGCGAACCTTCTTCGACAAGCTTCAGGGGGCCGGGCGCTTCGGTCCTTATGAGAAGGAATACATCTGCAAGGATGGCAGCAGCGTGCCGGTGCTACTGCATGGCATGCGCACGGTGTCTTCCAATGGCGAAGTACAGATCTGGGGCATCGCCCAGGACATCAGCCTGAGGAAGCAGGCCGAGCGCGCGCTGCGTGAGTCGGAGGAGAAGTTCAAGGCGCTCTTTGAATTCTCACCGCTCGGCATGGCACGCGTCAGCTGGGACGGGCAATTCCTGCAGGTGAACGAATCCTTCGCCCGCATGATCGGCCGCACGGTCGAGGATGTACACAGCCTGACTTACTGGGATGTCACGCCGCGGAAGTACGAGGAGCAGGAGATCAAGATCCTGGAAACGGTGCGGGAGCACGGAACCTTCGGCCCCTTTGAGAAGGAATACATCCACAAGGAAGGCCACCTCGTGCCGATCGTGCTCAGCGGCATGCTGATCACCAGTCCGGATGGCGATGAGCAGTTGTGGGGCATCGCGGTCGACACAACGGAGCGGACGCGCGCGGAGAAGGCACTGCGCGATTCCGAGCGGAAGTTCCGTACGCTCTTCGAAGGCTCCAGCCAAGGGGTGATGATCCATGAGAACGAGCTCTTCAGCGACGTGAATCCCGCCGCGGCGAAAATCTTCGGCCGCACGGTGGAGGAGATCATCGGCACGCATCCTGCCGACTACGCCACGGAGTATCAGCCGGATGGCGAGCACTCCTCCACCGCCGCCAGCCGCCACCTGAAAAATTGCCTGGAAGATGGCAGCACCCACTTTGAGTGGAGCCAGCGCCATGTGAACGGGCATGACGTGCTGATGGAAGTGGTGCTGACCCGCATCCCCGCGGGCGACAAGGATCTGATCCAAGCAGTCGTCACCGACATTTCCGAGCGCAAGCGCGCCGAACTGGAGATGAAGCGTGCGCTCGAGCGCGAGCGCGAGCTGAACCAGCTGAAGAACAATTTCGTCTCGATGGTTTCCCACGAATTCCGCACGCCGCTGGGGATCATCCAGTCGTCCGCGGAGATTCTCGCCGATTACCTCGATCGCCTCGATGCCGAGGAGCGCCATGAGCAGTTGCAATCCATCATCAAGAACTCGCGCCGCATGGCCGGGCTGATGGAAGACGTGCTCTTGCTCGGCCGCTTGGATGCGGGCCGCATGAAGTTCGTGCCGCGCTTGCTCGACCTCGCGGCCCTGTGCCGTGGCTTGGTGGATGAGATCAACTCGACCACCAGCGCGCGCTGCCCGATCGAATTCTTTACCAGCAATCTGCCGTCGACCGCGCAAGCGGACGAACGCCTGCTGCGCCATGTCCTGATCAACCTGCTGAGCAACGCGGTGAAATATTCCGAGGAAGGCCAGCCGGTTGCATTCCGCGCCACGGGCATGGAGGGGGCGGTGCGCTTCGAGGTGCAAGACCACGGCATCGGCATTCCGGAAGACGAGCTCGCGCAGCTCTTCGCCGCCTTCCAGCGCGGCTCGAATGTGGGCCAGCGCCCCGGCACCGGCCTCGGCCTGGTGATTGTAAAACAGAGCGCCGAGCTCCACGGCGGGACCATCGAGGTGGAAAGCCACCTCAATTCCGGCACCACCGTGATCGTGACCATTCCCTTGACCCAATGA
- a CDS encoding response regulator transcription factor, with the protein MGVAADRGIIVVDDDPGMSRAITRMLMLGGWSARAFESAEDLMASAELERAALLILDIQLPGLSGLDLHQQLQSSHGSLPVIFITGEDRPVFRERALRAGATAYLTKPFPGQELMDAVRRHFEPAGNPPKAIP; encoded by the coding sequence ATGGGGGTAGCTGCAGATCGCGGGATCATCGTAGTGGATGACGACCCCGGCATGAGCCGGGCGATCACGCGCATGCTCATGCTTGGAGGCTGGAGTGCCCGGGCATTCGAGTCGGCGGAGGATCTTATGGCCTCGGCGGAGTTGGAAAGGGCTGCCCTGTTGATTTTGGATATACAGCTTCCTGGACTCTCAGGGTTGGATCTCCATCAGCAGCTGCAAAGTTCCCACGGCTCGCTGCCAGTCATCTTCATCACCGGTGAAGACCGCCCTGTCTTCCGCGAGCGCGCGCTGCGGGCGGGCGCGACTGCCTATCTCACCAAGCCTTTTCCCGGTCAGGAGCTGATGGATGCCGTCCGGCGGCATTTCGAACCCGCGGGAAATCCTCCCAAGGCAATCCCATGA
- a CDS encoding BamA/TamA family outer membrane protein, which yields MKCADFQSVLRGSVGLFCLTGAAARAEETPAFQEQKTEKKEKEKHSFCDPEDGAFDVSSFLDRPLGFIPMVLPITEPAVGGGAAVAPIFIDLPEDGEGRPDIWAIGGMRTSNGTQALLGGYSGYWMDQRLHTRLGAIDASINLDFHGLGQDAGLSGQPLTYNLDIAGGLIGATWAMDKKRRWEIGLQYMYAQVDMTFPDLASRIRVDADPRGTKYGLNRGQLRDFDGFHSEIGSVGLSMSYDSRNNIFTPTKGLFSELTVTFNSEAFGGSSEYERYEWTTLWFTPLFTEDLILGMKASLLSSSGDIPIYMRPFVQLRGAPAMRYQGAHVAYAETELRYQFTPRWSVLGFGGIGSTWSDGPFLSRNDTTWTGGVGIRYLLARKYGLHMGIDAAYGEEGPACYIQFGSAWFRP from the coding sequence ATGAAGTGCGCCGACTTCCAGAGCGTCTTGCGCGGGTCGGTGGGGCTGTTTTGTCTCACCGGCGCGGCAGCACGTGCGGAGGAGACGCCGGCGTTTCAGGAGCAGAAGACCGAGAAGAAGGAGAAGGAAAAGCATAGCTTCTGTGATCCGGAGGACGGGGCTTTCGACGTGAGCTCCTTTCTGGATCGTCCCTTGGGTTTCATCCCGATGGTGCTGCCAATCACCGAGCCCGCCGTCGGTGGCGGGGCGGCGGTCGCCCCGATCTTCATCGATCTTCCGGAAGATGGAGAAGGCCGCCCGGACATCTGGGCGATCGGCGGGATGCGCACTTCGAATGGCACGCAGGCGCTGCTCGGCGGCTATTCCGGGTACTGGATGGACCAGCGCTTGCACACGCGCCTCGGCGCGATCGATGCCTCAATCAATCTCGACTTCCACGGGCTGGGCCAGGACGCCGGGCTGAGCGGTCAACCGCTGACTTACAATCTCGACATCGCAGGCGGCCTGATCGGCGCCACCTGGGCGATGGACAAGAAGCGCCGCTGGGAGATCGGCCTGCAGTACATGTATGCGCAGGTGGACATGACCTTCCCGGACCTTGCCAGCAGGATCCGGGTCGATGCCGATCCCCGCGGCACCAAGTACGGCCTGAACCGCGGACAGCTGCGCGACTTCGATGGCTTCCATTCGGAGATCGGCAGCGTCGGCCTGAGCATGAGCTACGATAGCCGCAATAATATCTTCACCCCGACCAAGGGCCTCTTTTCGGAGCTCACCGTGACATTCAATTCGGAGGCCTTTGGAGGTTCCTCGGAATACGAGCGCTATGAATGGACCACGCTGTGGTTCACCCCGCTTTTCACCGAGGACCTGATCCTCGGGATGAAGGCGAGCCTGCTCTCCAGCTCTGGCGATATCCCGATCTACATGCGCCCCTTCGTGCAACTGCGCGGTGCCCCGGCGATGCGCTATCAAGGCGCGCACGTGGCCTATGCGGAGACCGAGCTGCGTTACCAATTCACCCCGCGCTGGAGCGTGCTCGGCTTCGGCGGTATCGGCTCCACCTGGTCGGACGGACCCTTTCTTTCCCGCAATGACACCACCTGGACCGGCGGTGTCGGCATCCGCTACCTGCTGGCCCGGAAGTACGGCCTGCACATGGGCATCGACGCCGCCTACGGCGAGGAAGGGCCCGCCTGTTACATCCAGTTCGGCAGCGCTTGGTTCCGCCCCTGA
- a CDS encoding formylglycine-generating enzyme family protein, whose amino-acid sequence MKHRILVVSLTILCLVRSSGQEALVPAEGKSSSSGMKWIPAGDFVMGSARAEARANEKPEHPVKMDGFWIDLKPVTNADFAKFVSDTGYITTAEKPVDWEELKKSLPPDATKPDPEMLKPGSMVFTPTEGPVDLREMSAWWRWVQGADWKHPEGPDSDIKGRENHPVVQVSWYDAAAYAKWAGKRLPTEAEWEYAARGGLKGKRYAWGDEPMRDGKALANTWTGEFPYKNTAEDGFKGTAPVGSFPANAWGLYDMGGNVWNWCSDWYRPDTYSRDLLALKVKAGNDASPAELVCHNPSGPLKSYSPGHPHQTEERVTKGGSFLCHPAYCESYRPSARRGTPPDTGMSHIGFRCAKSAPAPATALTKP is encoded by the coding sequence ATGAAACACCGAATATTGGTGGTCAGCCTCACAATCCTCTGCTTGGTCCGTTCGTCGGGACAGGAGGCCCTAGTCCCCGCCGAGGGGAAATCGTCATCCTCGGGGATGAAGTGGATCCCTGCCGGGGACTTCGTGATGGGTAGCGCGCGCGCGGAAGCTCGCGCGAATGAGAAGCCGGAGCATCCAGTGAAGATGGATGGCTTCTGGATCGATCTGAAACCGGTGACCAATGCGGATTTTGCAAAGTTCGTCTCGGACACCGGTTACATCACCACGGCGGAGAAGCCGGTGGATTGGGAGGAGTTGAAGAAGTCGCTCCCGCCAGATGCCACGAAGCCGGATCCGGAGATGCTGAAGCCCGGCTCGATGGTCTTCACGCCGACGGAAGGCCCGGTCGATCTGCGCGAGATGAGCGCATGGTGGCGCTGGGTTCAGGGTGCGGACTGGAAACATCCGGAAGGTCCGGATAGCGACATCAAGGGGCGCGAGAATCATCCCGTCGTGCAGGTCTCGTGGTACGATGCCGCGGCTTATGCGAAGTGGGCGGGCAAGCGGCTGCCTACGGAGGCGGAGTGGGAATATGCGGCACGCGGCGGATTGAAAGGAAAGCGCTATGCCTGGGGTGACGAGCCGATGCGTGATGGCAAGGCACTCGCAAATACCTGGACGGGCGAATTCCCCTACAAGAATACCGCGGAGGATGGCTTCAAGGGAACCGCCCCAGTCGGATCATTTCCCGCGAATGCATGGGGCCTCTACGACATGGGCGGCAATGTGTGGAACTGGTGCAGCGATTGGTACCGGCCGGATACCTACTCACGGGATCTCCTTGCGCTAAAGGTGAAGGCTGGAAATGACGCCTCCCCGGCGGAGTTGGTGTGCCACAATCCGAGCGGCCCCTTGAAGAGCTACAGCCCCGGTCATCCCCACCAGACGGAGGAGCGTGTGACGAAGGGCGGCTCCTTTCTCTGCCACCCGGCCTACTGCGAAAGCTACCGGCCCAGCGCACGCCGCGGTACGCCGCCGGATACCGGCATGAGCCACATCGGCTTCCGCTGCGCGAAGTCCGCGCCCGCTCCGGCCACCGCTCTCACAAAACCCTGA
- a CDS encoding transporter, with amino-acid sequence MKHLTIAFSLLMLPLRAEDAELAKKLSNPVSDLISVPLQGNLDFGLGPGGGTKFTLNIQPVVPISLNDDWNVISRTILPVIDQQGISFGGADDEFGLGDITQSFFFSPKKSEPFIWGIGPAFLIPTATDSSLGLEKWGAGPTLVILKQQHGWTYGALANHLWDFAGDDDRAAVNATFIQPFLSYTNSHATSFTLNLESTYDWQREQWNVPANFLVSQMVKVGGHPMQVFGGIRYYLERPDSGAEWGLRFGVTFLFPKS; translated from the coding sequence ATGAAGCACCTCACTATCGCCTTCAGTCTGCTCATGCTCCCGCTTCGCGCGGAAGACGCCGAGCTCGCGAAGAAGCTCAGCAACCCAGTGTCGGATCTGATTAGTGTGCCGCTGCAGGGGAATCTCGACTTCGGCCTCGGGCCGGGAGGGGGGACCAAGTTCACGCTGAACATCCAGCCAGTGGTCCCCATCTCGCTCAATGACGATTGGAATGTGATCTCCCGCACGATCCTGCCGGTCATCGATCAGCAGGGGATCTCCTTCGGTGGCGCGGATGACGAGTTCGGCCTCGGAGACATCACGCAGAGCTTCTTCTTCTCACCGAAGAAGAGCGAGCCCTTCATCTGGGGCATCGGTCCGGCCTTCCTCATCCCGACCGCGACTGACTCTAGCCTCGGCCTGGAGAAGTGGGGCGCGGGTCCCACGCTGGTGATCCTCAAGCAGCAGCACGGCTGGACCTACGGCGCGCTGGCGAATCACCTCTGGGACTTCGCGGGCGATGACGACCGGGCCGCCGTGAATGCCACCTTCATCCAGCCCTTCCTCTCTTACACGAACTCGCACGCCACCTCCTTCACGCTGAACCTGGAGTCCACCTACGACTGGCAGCGCGAGCAGTGGAATGTCCCGGCGAACTTCCTGGTCAGCCAGATGGTGAAAGTCGGCGGCCATCCCATGCAGGTCTTCGGCGGGATCCGCTACTACCTCGAACGTCCGGACAGCGGGGCCGAATGGGGCCTGCGCTTCGGCGTCACTTTCCTCTTTCCGAAAAGCTGA